A section of the Marinoscillum sp. 108 genome encodes:
- a CDS encoding NarK family nitrate/nitrite MFS transporter, protein METTQSGKAKRIELFNLRSINMRVFHLTWLAFFLCFFGWFGIAPMLSIVRDDLGITTDQIVNTNMIAVASTVFMRLIIGWLCDRIGPRITYTWLLILGSIPVMMIGMAQNYEQFLIARMFIGAIGAAFVITQFHTSVMFAPNVVGTANATTAGWGNLGGGVTQQVMPVVFAGVLAYVGAEHLAWRYAMIGPGVLLFVMGFVYYRFTQDTPEGNYKDLPNINKKKSEAKDSIGTVLKDHRVWVLFLIYGACFGVELIVNSKAALYFTDYFDMDIKTAGLIAGLFGLMNLFARSLGGYFGDRFGKIGGLNGRVKWLFVALFMEGLALILFSRMDTIPLIIMSLIFFSLFVQMSEGATYSVVPFINKKALGMVSGIVGAGGNAGAVAGMLLFKKQLTGLEWTDSFYVLGFIVLGVSFSSFLVRFTKKAEVATPAANKEVTVEKHLQPELAEAI, encoded by the coding sequence ATGGAAACAACTCAATCAGGAAAAGCCAAAAGAATAGAACTATTTAACCTCCGCTCCATCAACATGCGGGTATTTCACCTGACCTGGCTGGCGTTTTTCCTCTGTTTCTTCGGGTGGTTTGGTATCGCACCTATGCTCTCCATCGTCCGTGATGACCTGGGCATTACCACCGATCAAATCGTCAACACCAACATGATTGCCGTGGCATCCACGGTCTTCATGCGGCTGATCATAGGTTGGTTATGTGACCGTATAGGCCCTAGAATCACTTATACATGGTTACTGATCCTGGGTTCCATTCCGGTCATGATGATCGGAATGGCCCAAAATTATGAGCAGTTCCTCATCGCCCGTATGTTTATCGGAGCCATTGGCGCTGCGTTTGTCATCACACAGTTTCACACTTCGGTGATGTTTGCCCCCAATGTGGTAGGCACCGCCAATGCCACCACCGCAGGATGGGGAAACCTGGGCGGCGGAGTGACCCAGCAGGTCATGCCCGTGGTATTCGCAGGGGTACTGGCCTACGTAGGAGCAGAGCACCTGGCCTGGAGGTATGCCATGATCGGCCCGGGAGTGCTCCTTTTCGTCATGGGCTTCGTTTATTACCGTTTCACACAGGACACTCCGGAGGGCAACTACAAAGACCTGCCCAACATCAACAAAAAGAAAAGCGAGGCAAAGGACTCGATCGGTACGGTATTGAAAGACCACAGGGTGTGGGTACTCTTTCTTATCTACGGGGCCTGCTTCGGAGTAGAGCTTATCGTCAACTCCAAAGCGGCGCTGTACTTCACGGACTACTTCGACATGGACATTAAAACGGCCGGTTTGATCGCAGGCCTATTTGGCCTGATGAATCTCTTCGCCCGATCCCTGGGTGGCTATTTTGGAGATCGCTTTGGCAAAATCGGCGGACTCAATGGCCGGGTGAAATGGCTGTTCGTAGCGCTCTTTATGGAAGGTCTTGCCCTGATCCTTTTTTCCAGAATGGATACCATCCCCCTCATCATCATGTCGCTCATTTTCTTCAGCCTCTTTGTACAAATGAGTGAAGGTGCCACCTACAGTGTAGTGCCCTTTATCAATAAGAAGGCGCTAGGAATGGTCTCGGGCATCGTAGGCGCCGGAGGCAACGCGGGGGCTGTGGCCGGCATGCTTTTGTTCAAAAAACAACTCACAGGCCTGGAGTGGACAGACTCCTTCTACGTACTCGGTTTTATCGTTCTCGGGGTTTCGTTTTCGTCTTTCCTGGTTCGGTTTACCAAAAAGGCCGAGGTAGCCACTCCGGCAGCCAACAAAGAAGTCACCGTAGAGAAACACCTTCAGCCCGAATTAGCAGAAGCCATTTAA
- a CDS encoding HesA/MoeB/ThiF family protein: MNEHYERYQRHFTLTEVGEEGQERLTRSKVLVIGAGGLGCPVLQYLVGAGVGHIGIVDGDQVSLSNLHRQTLYTSEDVGSDKSTVAGAQLAKLNPMVKISAYTEFLNLELALKLFPDFDLIIDGTDNFDARYLINDAAVITGRPFVSGSVFRHEGQVSVFNYQEGPTYRCLFPQQDRPGFGCAETGVLGPVTGVIGSIMAMEAIKVLLDIPGVLSGQLLILNALQWTSSQLSFSRKEEQVALAKTCVSHLQSFTHVK, from the coding sequence ATGAACGAACATTACGAACGATACCAGCGACACTTTACACTCACCGAAGTAGGCGAGGAGGGACAGGAGCGTCTCACCCGATCGAAGGTGCTGGTGATTGGTGCCGGAGGGCTTGGCTGCCCCGTTTTGCAATACCTTGTAGGCGCTGGTGTCGGACACATAGGCATCGTGGATGGAGATCAGGTTTCCCTGAGTAACCTCCACCGACAAACCTTATATACATCAGAAGATGTGGGCAGCGACAAGAGCACTGTGGCCGGTGCTCAGCTGGCAAAGCTCAATCCGATGGTGAAAATCAGCGCTTATACAGAGTTTCTCAATTTGGAGCTGGCTTTGAAGTTGTTTCCGGATTTTGATTTGATCATTGACGGTACGGATAATTTTGATGCCCGGTACCTCATCAATGATGCAGCGGTCATCACGGGCCGACCATTCGTTTCTGGGTCGGTATTCAGGCATGAGGGTCAGGTCTCTGTATTCAATTACCAGGAAGGCCCCACTTACAGGTGTCTTTTCCCGCAGCAGGATCGTCCCGGGTTTGGCTGTGCTGAAACGGGTGTTTTGGGTCCTGTCACCGGAGTAATTGGCTCCATCATGGCTATGGAGGCGATCAAAGTGTTACTGGATATTCCAGGTGTGCTGTCAGGCCAGCTGTTGATTTTAAATGCGTTGCAATGGACATCCTCGCAGCTTTCATTTTCCCGAAAGGAAGAACAAGTGGCTTTGGCCAAAACCTGCGTTTCTCACCTTCAATCATTTACACATGTCAAATAA
- a CDS encoding sulfite exporter TauE/SafE family protein yields the protein MDYGLLFILLLVSALYASVGHGGASGYLAIMALYGFSPEVMKPTALVLNLFVAGVSFIHFYRNGYFKPGLFGWFVITSIPAAFIGGMIDLDPYIYRKVLGVLLIFAVLRMLGVFGKMQKEAQSPSRVLAMLVGLCIGFFSGIIGIGGGILLSPVILLLGWADVKQTAAISALFIWINSLAGLAGDYSNGLQISAQILPLIVVTICGGFLGSYLGSFRFNEVRLRQALSFVLALACLKLIWM from the coding sequence GTGGACTATGGCCTGTTATTCATATTGCTATTGGTGTCTGCCCTTTATGCATCCGTAGGGCACGGAGGTGCCAGTGGGTACCTGGCCATCATGGCCTTGTATGGTTTTTCACCGGAAGTGATGAAGCCCACGGCTTTGGTGCTCAACCTCTTCGTGGCGGGTGTGTCATTCATCCACTTTTATCGGAATGGCTACTTCAAACCGGGACTATTTGGCTGGTTTGTGATTACTTCCATTCCGGCAGCTTTTATAGGCGGCATGATCGATCTGGATCCATATATCTACAGGAAAGTTCTGGGGGTGCTCCTGATATTCGCAGTGCTCAGAATGCTGGGGGTTTTTGGTAAGATGCAAAAAGAGGCTCAAAGCCCATCCAGGGTGTTGGCCATGTTGGTGGGTCTCTGCATTGGTTTCTTCTCGGGTATCATAGGTATAGGGGGCGGTATTTTGCTGAGTCCGGTGATCCTGCTCCTCGGCTGGGCCGACGTGAAACAAACAGCGGCCATTTCGGCTCTTTTCATTTGGATCAATTCACTGGCCGGACTGGCAGGTGATTACAGCAATGGGCTGCAGATCTCTGCACAGATTTTACCGTTGATTGTTGTGACAATTTGCGGTGGATTTTTGGGAAGTTACCTCGGTAGCTTTAGGTTTAATGAAGTGCGTCTGCGACAGGCGCTTTCGTTTGTGCTGGCACTGGCGTGCTTGAAATTAATATGGATGTGA
- a CDS encoding CmpA/NrtA family ABC transporter substrate-binding protein produces MKKLTNHILLLLAAAIMVSCSGSDAKNQSTDVVSATESGASALLIEKPQLTFGFIKLTDMAPLAIAKELGYFEDEGLFVTIEAQSNWKNVLDRVIDGQLDGSHMLAGQPIAAGAGFGRQAELVTPFSMDLNGNGITVSNEVWSKMKPNVPLDESGKPIHPIKADALAPVVKEYKTAGRPFKMGMVFPVSTHNYEIRYWLAAAGIHPGLYTADNIQGQVDADVLLSVTPPPQMPATLEAGTIYGYCVGEPWNQQAVFKGIGVPVVTNYDIWKNNPEKVFVMTKKFVEENPNTAIAVTKALIRAAKWLDTPGNRPQAVGILSMPAYVGADSVVIANSMTGTFEYEKGDKRSMPDFNVFYRYNATYPFYSDGIWFLTQMRRWGQIPESKPADWYHSTIKDIYRPDIWSKAAKILAEEGKIPATDIPETDGYKPATSDFIDGTTYNGKDPIGYINSFGIGNKDQSL; encoded by the coding sequence ATGAAAAAATTAACCAATCATATACTCCTACTCCTGGCAGCCGCTATCATGGTATCCTGCTCGGGTAGCGACGCGAAAAATCAAAGTACTGATGTAGTTTCAGCAACAGAATCAGGAGCTTCTGCTTTGCTCATCGAGAAGCCACAGCTCACCTTCGGTTTTATTAAACTGACGGACATGGCTCCTCTGGCCATCGCCAAGGAATTGGGCTATTTCGAAGATGAAGGCTTGTTCGTCACCATCGAGGCACAATCCAACTGGAAGAACGTGCTGGACCGGGTCATAGACGGTCAGCTGGATGGCTCTCATATGCTGGCAGGTCAGCCCATAGCTGCTGGTGCCGGGTTTGGCCGCCAGGCTGAGCTGGTCACCCCATTTTCCATGGACCTCAACGGCAACGGGATCACCGTTTCCAATGAAGTGTGGTCGAAAATGAAGCCCAATGTACCATTGGATGAATCCGGAAAGCCGATCCATCCCATCAAAGCTGATGCGCTGGCCCCGGTGGTGAAAGAATACAAAACAGCAGGTCGCCCTTTCAAAATGGGCATGGTGTTCCCGGTATCTACGCACAACTATGAGATCAGATACTGGCTGGCTGCCGCGGGCATCCACCCAGGACTGTACACTGCGGACAACATCCAGGGGCAGGTAGACGCAGATGTGTTGCTATCGGTAACACCACCCCCACAAATGCCCGCTACACTGGAGGCTGGTACCATCTACGGATACTGTGTAGGTGAACCCTGGAACCAGCAGGCTGTATTCAAGGGCATTGGGGTACCCGTGGTGACCAACTACGACATCTGGAAAAACAATCCCGAGAAAGTATTTGTGATGACCAAAAAGTTTGTGGAGGAGAATCCAAACACGGCGATAGCCGTCACCAAAGCCCTCATCAGGGCAGCCAAATGGCTCGACACACCCGGCAACAGGCCTCAGGCCGTTGGCATCCTTTCCATGCCCGCCTATGTGGGTGCAGACTCAGTGGTGATCGCCAACTCCATGACGGGCACCTTTGAGTATGAAAAAGGTGACAAACGCAGCATGCCGGATTTCAACGTATTCTACCGGTACAACGCCACGTATCCGTTCTACTCAGACGGCATCTGGTTCCTCACTCAAATGCGAAGATGGGGGCAGATACCGGAAAGCAAGCCCGCAGACTGGTACCACAGCACCATCAAGGACATTTACCGCCCGGATATTTGGTCGAAAGCCGCCAAGATACTCGCCGAAGAGGGCAAGATTCCAGCAACGGACATTCCTGAGACAGACGGGTACAAGCCCGCCACCAGTGATTTCATCGATGGCACTACTTACAACGGCAAAGACCCGATTGGCTACATCAATAGCTTCGGCATTGGCAACAAAGACCAAAGCCTGTAA
- a CDS encoding ABC transporter ATP-binding protein yields the protein MQAQLKDIIELVPETAEKPNMLVCEDLRKVYPTPKGDYVVLDDLQLSIRQEEFVSIIGHSGCGKSTLLTMIAGLNDISGGKIYVDHDQVRDAGPDRAVVFQSPSLLPWLTAMQNVMIGVKQVFPGASRAEKEEICKYYLDKVGLGNDFHKRATDLSQGMQQRVGIARAFALKPKVLLLDEPFGMLDSLTRGELQDVLLEIWQKEKITAVAITHDVDESIFLADRVIMMTSGPYAKIGDELTIPFERPRNRKAVLEHPEYYDYRAYLLNFLNH from the coding sequence ATGCAAGCACAACTTAAAGACATCATCGAACTGGTTCCGGAGACCGCCGAAAAGCCCAATATGCTGGTCTGTGAAGACCTTCGGAAAGTATATCCCACACCCAAGGGCGACTATGTGGTGCTGGACGACCTTCAGCTCTCCATCAGGCAAGAGGAGTTTGTCTCCATCATTGGGCACTCCGGCTGTGGTAAGTCCACGCTGCTCACCATGATCGCCGGGCTCAACGACATCAGCGGTGGCAAAATCTATGTAGACCATGATCAGGTGCGTGATGCCGGGCCAGACCGGGCCGTAGTGTTCCAGTCGCCCAGCCTACTGCCCTGGCTCACGGCCATGCAAAACGTCATGATCGGGGTGAAACAGGTCTTTCCCGGAGCCTCCAGAGCCGAAAAGGAGGAAATCTGCAAATACTACCTGGACAAGGTGGGCCTGGGCAATGACTTCCACAAACGTGCTACCGACCTTTCTCAGGGCATGCAGCAGCGGGTGGGCATCGCGCGCGCCTTTGCGTTGAAGCCTAAAGTCCTCCTCCTCGACGAGCCCTTTGGGATGCTGGACTCCCTCACCCGCGGAGAGCTGCAGGATGTATTGCTGGAAATCTGGCAAAAAGAAAAGATCACGGCCGTGGCCATCACCCACGATGTGGACGAGTCCATCTTCCTGGCGGATCGGGTGATCATGATGACCAGTGGGCCCTATGCCAAAATAGGAGATGAACTCACCATCCCCTTTGAGCGACCCAGAAACCGCAAGGCCGTACTCGAGCACCCGGAGTACTACGACTACCGGGCGTATTTACTGAATTTTTTGAATCATTAA
- a CDS encoding MoaD/ThiS family protein: MEMNLKYFGILSEITGKPDEWLESPAETVGDLLEELNEKYPAMKLVPCQVSVNQKLAERVSVLRKGDEIAILPPFSGG, encoded by the coding sequence ATGGAGATGAACCTCAAATATTTTGGCATTCTTTCGGAAATCACGGGCAAGCCTGATGAATGGCTGGAATCCCCGGCGGAGACGGTTGGTGATTTACTGGAGGAACTGAATGAAAAATACCCGGCGATGAAACTGGTCCCATGCCAGGTTTCTGTGAATCAGAAGCTCGCGGAGAGGGTATCGGTTCTGCGCAAGGGAGATGAAATAGCCATTTTACCACCATTTTCTGGCGGATGA
- a CDS encoding ABC transporter permease, whose product MKNKSIKTVRFLGLGFLEPLIRLFSGEEPARNGKLFAKKALLPLFSIILFIGLWHIGATALYNSEAAVRIEKAREEQGEAAATAMKECITSGDVSCQPNTLPSPTKVYQAYLALWQDHLAIAQKKSDFKTRVSATNAQREAQGLAPITYTGRPSFLDQVGTSLKTVAAGCLLAMLVAVPIGIIMGLSNSLRTSFNWLIQIFKPVSPVVWLLLVFMIVKTVITDPSMDKSFIISFISVGLCAMWATLVNTSMGVATVDKDYINVARVLKLNIAQNIFKIILPASLPLIFTGLRITVSVAWMVLIAIELLAQSPGLGSFVWEEFQNGANDSNAKIIVAMFIIGLIGFLLDRIMLSVQNLMSFNKGIA is encoded by the coding sequence ATGAAAAATAAATCAATCAAAACCGTCCGATTCCTAGGACTCGGATTTCTGGAGCCGCTCATTCGCCTCTTCAGTGGTGAAGAGCCCGCTAGAAATGGAAAGCTCTTTGCCAAAAAAGCCTTGCTGCCCCTGTTTTCGATCATCCTTTTCATCGGCCTCTGGCACATAGGTGCCACGGCACTCTACAACAGTGAGGCGGCAGTCCGCATAGAAAAAGCCCGCGAAGAGCAAGGTGAAGCTGCAGCGACGGCCATGAAGGAATGCATAACCTCAGGAGATGTGTCCTGCCAGCCCAACACCCTCCCTTCACCCACCAAGGTCTATCAGGCCTACCTGGCGCTTTGGCAGGATCATTTGGCCATTGCCCAGAAAAAATCAGACTTCAAAACCCGTGTGTCTGCCACCAATGCCCAGCGGGAAGCACAGGGCCTCGCACCCATCACCTACACCGGACGACCTTCCTTTCTGGATCAGGTGGGTACCAGCCTGAAAACGGTGGCTGCCGGATGCCTGCTGGCCATGCTGGTGGCCGTGCCCATCGGTATCATCATGGGCCTGAGCAACTCCCTGCGGACTTCATTCAACTGGCTGATCCAGATTTTCAAGCCCGTGTCTCCGGTCGTGTGGCTGCTGTTGGTTTTTATGATTGTAAAAACGGTCATTACAGACCCCAGCATGGATAAGTCCTTTATCATCTCTTTTATCAGCGTGGGCCTCTGCGCCATGTGGGCCACCCTGGTCAATACCAGTATGGGGGTGGCCACTGTAGACAAGGACTATATCAACGTAGCCCGGGTACTCAAGCTCAACATCGCTCAAAACATCTTCAAAATCATCCTGCCTGCCTCGCTTCCTTTGATTTTCACGGGGTTGCGCATCACTGTATCAGTGGCCTGGATGGTCCTCATCGCCATAGAGCTGCTGGCACAGAGTCCGGGGCTCGGGTCTTTCGTCTGGGAGGAGTTTCAGAATGGCGCCAATGACTCCAACGCCAAAATCATCGTGGCTATGTTCATCATTGGGCTGATCGGTTTTCTGCTTGACAGGATCATGCTCAGCGTACAAAATCTTATGAGTTTCAACAAAGGCATCGCATAA
- a CDS encoding molybdenum cofactor biosynthesis protein MoaE gives MSNKPPKELLVEGPIPPEKLATSVANHQSKTSIGAHSIFLGQVRADEVNGQRVAAIEFTAYHDMANAVYTEIRDEAFAKYELTCAHVYHSTGLIAVGELCFYVFTSSPRRKAAMEACEYFVEQIKARVPLFGKEIFEDQGHQWKTNTGG, from the coding sequence ATGTCAAATAAGCCTCCAAAAGAACTGCTCGTAGAAGGGCCCATACCTCCTGAAAAACTGGCCACCTCTGTGGCTAATCATCAGAGCAAGACCAGCATCGGAGCACATTCGATCTTTCTGGGGCAGGTTCGTGCGGATGAGGTAAACGGTCAACGGGTGGCGGCTATTGAGTTCACGGCATACCATGACATGGCCAATGCTGTTTATACGGAAATCAGAGATGAAGCTTTCGCTAAATATGAGCTCACCTGCGCACATGTTTATCACAGTACCGGCCTCATTGCGGTGGGAGAGTTATGCTTTTATGTGTTTACTTCCTCTCCCCGCAGAAAAGCGGCTATGGAGGCCTGCGAATATTTTGTAGAGCAGATCAAGGCCCGGGTGCCATTGTTTGGGAAGGAGATTTTTGAGGATCAGGGGCATCAGTGGAAGACGAATACAGGCGGATAA
- a CDS encoding alginate export family protein yields MKKTIYLIALIVALTCVEATAQMTISAEVRPRTEFRNGFKTLTEDSKDASFFTEQRSRLYLDYADSAFKFRVSFQDIRIWGETTQIFKEEYGKTFLSEAWGQYYFTPSLSVKVGRQIISYDNQRFLGGLEWAQQGRRHDALLLMYEQNKTKLYFGLAYNQDDDVPEQAFLQAPGAGYYSVGGSYKTFQYGYFNKGFENGSLSLLAFNAGYQNPDTTVSFKQTWGVVASKKLAGISLAGDFYYQTGELGKNKVNALLAGINATFTTPITPLTFGVEYISGKDDDDTSSDITAFSPDFGTNHAHNGYMDYFFVGPANGSVGVTDLYLKTSFNVAGGALKTNIHQFMTGSTQLDTEGQELSKTMGTEVDLVFIKKLKGGVVWNLGYSQMFASDTMEALRGGDKSALQCWAWTMITFKPTFFTSK; encoded by the coding sequence ATGAAAAAAACCATCTACCTAATCGCGCTAATTGTTGCCCTTACATGCGTAGAGGCCACAGCGCAAATGACCATCTCAGCGGAGGTTCGTCCACGTACTGAATTCAGAAATGGATTTAAGACCCTCACCGAAGACTCAAAAGACGCTTCCTTTTTCACCGAGCAGCGCTCACGCCTCTATCTCGACTATGCGGATTCAGCTTTCAAGTTCAGAGTTTCCTTTCAGGACATCCGCATTTGGGGAGAAACCACTCAGATTTTCAAAGAAGAATATGGCAAAACCTTTCTCAGTGAAGCCTGGGGACAATACTATTTCACCCCAAGCCTTTCTGTCAAAGTAGGCCGCCAGATCATCTCCTACGACAACCAAAGGTTTCTGGGAGGACTGGAATGGGCTCAGCAGGGCCGAAGACACGATGCACTCCTGCTCATGTATGAGCAAAACAAGACTAAGCTATACTTCGGGCTGGCCTACAATCAGGATGATGACGTGCCGGAGCAGGCCTTTCTTCAGGCCCCAGGCGCAGGATACTATAGTGTAGGGGGCAGTTACAAGACCTTTCAATACGGCTACTTCAATAAAGGATTTGAAAATGGGTCGCTCTCACTACTGGCCTTCAATGCCGGCTATCAAAACCCGGACACCACGGTATCCTTCAAGCAAACCTGGGGCGTGGTAGCCTCTAAAAAGCTCGCTGGTATCAGCCTGGCAGGAGATTTCTACTATCAGACCGGCGAACTGGGTAAAAATAAAGTGAACGCCTTGCTGGCTGGCATCAACGCCACCTTTACTACCCCGATCACTCCCCTGACCTTCGGTGTGGAGTATATCTCAGGCAAAGACGATGACGACACGTCTTCAGACATTACCGCTTTCAGCCCCGACTTTGGAACTAACCACGCGCACAATGGCTACATGGACTACTTCTTTGTGGGGCCAGCCAATGGCTCTGTGGGAGTCACTGACCTGTATCTGAAGACCAGCTTCAATGTGGCGGGTGGGGCACTCAAAACCAACATCCATCAATTCATGACCGGGTCTACCCAGCTGGATACCGAAGGTCAGGAACTCTCTAAAACCATGGGCACCGAGGTGGATCTGGTGTTCATCAAAAAACTCAAAGGCGGAGTGGTCTGGAATCTCGGATACTCTCAAATGTTTGCATCCGACACCATGGAAGCACTCAGAGGTGGTGACAAAAGCGCACTGCAATGCTGGGCCTGGACCATGATCACTTTTAAGCCTACATTCTTCACATCTAAATAA
- a CDS encoding type IV pili methyl-accepting chemotaxis transducer N-terminal domain-containing protein: MKKYTSKYLSVLGILTLVILGSQILMQQTISGSESDSRIINISGRQRMLSQKITKASLKLKAAENEREFSVAKTELREAYELWVQSHHDLQFGSKEINIIEMNGNEDLTILFKDIEPHFQTIKEASGILIGMRYEDMSNPDKFSIIRQSITEITATEATFLNLMNQITFQYDKQAHAKITKLSTTEYYLLGCTLILILLEIFFIFRPILMDAKRKESLISELSILRADEQSFSSEQIGLANRRIKELRKVALQLKEELTEKHKAYTLKTTDQMMENLRLKAALEEYQATSKKTSSFASR; the protein is encoded by the coding sequence ATGAAAAAATACACTTCCAAATACCTTAGCGTCCTGGGCATTCTCACCCTGGTGATACTGGGCAGCCAGATCCTGATGCAGCAAACCATCTCAGGCAGTGAATCTGACTCCCGGATTATCAACATCTCTGGTAGACAAAGGATGTTGAGCCAAAAAATCACCAAGGCTTCCCTTAAACTTAAGGCCGCCGAAAATGAGCGTGAATTCAGTGTGGCCAAAACCGAACTCCGCGAAGCCTATGAGCTATGGGTACAGTCACACCACGACTTACAGTTTGGAAGTAAAGAGATTAACATCATAGAGATGAACGGAAATGAAGACCTCACCATCCTCTTTAAGGACATAGAGCCTCATTTTCAAACCATCAAAGAAGCTTCCGGCATATTGATCGGCATGAGGTATGAAGACATGTCCAATCCCGACAAATTCTCCATCATCAGGCAAAGTATTACTGAAATCACCGCCACAGAGGCCACTTTTCTGAACCTGATGAACCAGATCACCTTTCAGTACGACAAGCAGGCACATGCCAAAATTACCAAACTGTCTACCACAGAGTATTACCTCCTGGGATGTACACTTATTCTGATTTTGCTGGAAATATTCTTCATCTTCCGTCCCATACTGATGGATGCTAAAAGAAAGGAAAGTCTCATCTCAGAGCTGAGTATCCTCAGGGCTGATGAACAGTCCTTCTCTTCAGAACAAATCGGTCTGGCCAATCGCAGAATAAAAGAACTCAGGAAAGTGGCCCTTCAGCTAAAAGAAGAACTCACCGAAAAACACAAAGCCTACACCCTGAAGACCACCGACCAAATGATGGAAAACCTACGGCTCAAAGCCGCTCTGGAAGAGTATCAGGCCACGTCAAAAAAAACCTCATCTTTTGCCTCTAGGTAG
- a CDS encoding ABC transporter ATP-binding protein: MALLELKNVSKSFGSGPSQIDVLSDINLSVHEGEFVAIVGFSGSGKTTLINLINGLLFPDKGEVLLHDQRITGPGPDRGVIFQNYSLLPWLSVYSNVKLAVDEVFTHLSKKERAAHTDQYIDMVNLTPARDKKPSELSGGMRQRVSVARALAMNPEILLMDEPLSALDALTRGSLQEEIIKIWSQDKKTAILITNDVDEGILMADRIIPLTPGPKATLGPEFNVPFDRPRDVTEINKDPEYKKLRNEILEYLIEVGATRRQVSDQKYILPDLQPTMPGRIIFKKKKKKETVKYF, translated from the coding sequence ATGGCACTACTGGAATTAAAAAATGTATCTAAATCATTTGGCAGCGGGCCTTCACAGATAGATGTCCTCTCAGACATCAACCTTTCGGTTCATGAGGGCGAGTTTGTGGCCATTGTGGGGTTTTCAGGAAGTGGAAAAACCACCCTGATCAACCTGATCAACGGACTGCTTTTTCCCGACAAGGGGGAAGTGCTCCTTCACGACCAGCGCATCACCGGACCGGGGCCCGACCGGGGCGTGATTTTTCAAAACTACTCCCTCCTGCCCTGGCTATCGGTCTATAGCAATGTGAAACTGGCTGTGGATGAGGTATTCACCCACCTCTCCAAAAAGGAAAGGGCTGCCCATACCGACCAATACATCGATATGGTGAACCTCACTCCGGCACGGGACAAAAAGCCCTCTGAGCTCTCGGGCGGCATGCGCCAGCGGGTATCCGTGGCCCGGGCACTGGCCATGAACCCGGAGATTCTGCTGATGGATGAACCACTCAGCGCACTGGACGCACTGACGCGTGGCTCCCTTCAGGAAGAGATCATCAAAATATGGAGCCAGGACAAAAAAACCGCCATCCTCATCACCAATGATGTGGACGAAGGGATACTCATGGCAGACCGGATCATCCCGCTCACTCCCGGACCAAAGGCAACGCTGGGGCCTGAGTTTAATGTGCCTTTTGACAGGCCGCGAGACGTCACAGAGATCAACAAGGATCCCGAATACAAAAAACTAAGAAACGAGATCCTGGAATACCTCATCGAAGTTGGCGCCACCAGAAGGCAGGTAAGCGATCAGAAATACATCCTGCCCGACCTGCAGCCTACCATGCCCGGAAGGATCATCTTCAAGAAGAAAAAGAAAAAAGAAACCGTCAAATATTTCTAA
- a CDS encoding Crp/Fnr family transcriptional regulator produces the protein MDCLSCTNAQCIIKKNAHFDKMHGYMEKKSTLVCKKGQNFIIEGAPVHGLYFIREGKVKVAKTGLNGKEQIVRFTRNGETIGHRGFGAGQFYQISAVALQKTTLCNFSTETMKGMLMEVPTLTYDLMTFYAEELNRSEAKVKKFAQMTVREKVIDALLYVERKFGRTKGIINVQLSRKEISDFAGTTEEQVIRTLSGLRKDGLIETPGKGICIKDVELLRKEISEHNYFIDS, from the coding sequence ATGGATTGCTTAAGCTGTACCAACGCACAATGCATCATCAAAAAGAACGCTCACTTCGACAAGATGCACGGCTACATGGAGAAAAAATCGACCCTGGTATGCAAGAAAGGGCAGAATTTTATCATTGAAGGGGCTCCAGTACACGGACTCTACTTCATCCGGGAAGGTAAGGTAAAAGTGGCTAAAACCGGATTGAATGGAAAAGAGCAGATTGTACGGTTTACCCGGAACGGAGAAACCATTGGTCATCGGGGGTTTGGAGCCGGACAATTTTATCAGATAAGTGCCGTAGCTCTTCAAAAAACAACTTTGTGCAACTTCTCGACAGAAACCATGAAGGGCATGCTCATGGAAGTCCCCACCCTCACCTATGACCTGATGACCTTCTATGCCGAGGAGCTCAACCGCAGTGAAGCCAAGGTGAAAAAGTTTGCCCAGATGACTGTAAGGGAGAAGGTAATTGATGCTCTCCTGTACGTAGAACGCAAGTTTGGGCGCACAAAAGGCATCATCAACGTGCAACTGTCACGAAAGGAAATCTCTGACTTTGCAGGGACCACCGAAGAGCAGGTCATCAGGACACTCTCTGGCCTACGCAAAGACGGGTTGATCGAAACTCCGGGCAAAGGAATTTGCATAAAAGACGTAGAACTACTTAGAAAAGAAATCTCGGAGCATAATTATTTTATCGACAGCTAA